A portion of the Streptomyces erythrochromogenes genome contains these proteins:
- a CDS encoding NADPH-dependent FMN reductase: protein MTRLHVVSAATRPTSSGRPLAQWVTGRAREHGGFEVTPVDLAEIALPFLDEPEYASTGNYAHQHTRDWSALVDSADAFLFVLPMYNGGFTAPFKNAIDFLYNEWKGKPVGIVSYSAGPTGGAPAAEMLLPVLTRLGMLPAEHSVAIPGIPKLIGAEGFEAPEALAGELAAVLADVAELAARREAELAAAAVATV from the coding sequence ATGACCCGCCTGCACGTCGTCTCCGCCGCCACCCGCCCCACCTCCTCCGGCCGCCCGCTCGCCCAGTGGGTCACCGGCCGGGCCCGCGAGCACGGCGGCTTCGAGGTCACCCCCGTCGACCTCGCCGAGATCGCACTGCCCTTCCTGGACGAGCCCGAGTACGCCTCCACCGGCAACTACGCCCACCAGCACACCCGCGACTGGAGCGCCCTGGTCGACTCCGCCGACGCCTTCCTCTTCGTCCTGCCGATGTACAACGGCGGCTTCACCGCGCCCTTCAAGAACGCCATCGACTTCCTCTACAACGAGTGGAAGGGCAAGCCGGTCGGCATCGTCAGCTACAGCGCCGGCCCCACCGGCGGCGCCCCGGCCGCCGAGATGCTGCTCCCGGTCCTGACCCGCCTCGGCATGCTGCCCGCCGAGCACTCCGTCGCGATCCCGGGCATCCCGAAGCTGATCGGCGCCGAGGGCTTCGAGGCCCCCGAGGCCCTCGCGGGCGAGCTGGCCGCCGTACTGGCCGACGTGGCCGAGCTGGCGGCCCGGCGCGAGGCGGAGCTCGCCGCGGCAGCCGTCGCCACCGTCTGA
- a CDS encoding AAA domain-containing protein has translation MTPVSAPAAFDPGAAAARATAAILHDTLHGTERGVVVDSPPGAGKSTLVVRASRELAAAGRRLMVVAQTNAQVDDLVLRLADKDPELKVGRLHSSEGDSYDPALRELPSVTLSAKPGDLAELPITISTAAKWAFVKDVEPWQHAIVDEAYQMRSDALLAVAGLFERALFVGDPGQLDPFSVVGAEQWAGLSYDPSASAVSTLLAHNPQLPQHRLPVSWRLPATAAPLVSRAFYPYTQFRSGTGPGDRKLSYGVPSDGSGPDRVLDEAAEAGWGLLELPARHTPRTDPEAVGAVALVVRRALDRGAVTSDEQTSGPVALTADRIAVGTAHRDQAAAVRAALASLGVSGVTVDTANRLQGREYDLTVVLHPLSGRPDATAFHLETGRLCVLASRHRHACVVVARAGIAELLDDHPSTEPVQLGVTVKFPDGWEANHSVLAHLAEHRVSWRP, from the coding sequence GTGACTCCTGTGTCCGCGCCCGCCGCCTTCGACCCGGGTGCCGCGGCCGCCCGGGCGACCGCCGCGATCCTGCACGACACCCTGCACGGCACCGAGCGGGGTGTCGTCGTCGACTCCCCGCCGGGGGCCGGCAAGTCCACGCTCGTCGTCCGCGCGTCCCGGGAGCTGGCCGCGGCGGGGCGCCGGCTGATGGTGGTGGCGCAGACGAACGCTCAGGTCGACGACCTGGTGCTGCGGCTGGCCGACAAGGATCCGGAGCTGAAGGTCGGCCGGCTGCACAGCAGTGAGGGGGACTCCTACGATCCGGCGCTGCGGGAACTGCCGTCGGTGACCCTCTCGGCCAAGCCGGGGGACCTCGCGGAGCTGCCGATCACCATCTCCACGGCGGCGAAGTGGGCCTTCGTGAAGGACGTCGAGCCGTGGCAGCACGCCATCGTCGACGAGGCGTACCAGATGCGCTCCGACGCGCTGCTGGCCGTGGCCGGGCTCTTCGAGCGGGCGCTGTTCGTGGGCGACCCGGGCCAGCTGGACCCGTTCAGCGTGGTCGGCGCGGAGCAGTGGGCGGGGCTGTCCTACGACCCGTCGGCGTCGGCGGTGAGCACGCTGCTCGCGCACAACCCGCAGCTGCCGCAGCACCGGTTGCCGGTGTCCTGGCGGCTCCCGGCGACGGCGGCGCCGCTGGTCTCCCGCGCGTTCTACCCGTACACGCAGTTCCGCAGCGGTACGGGTCCGGGCGACCGGAAGCTCTCGTACGGGGTGCCCTCGGACGGGTCGGGCCCGGACCGGGTGCTGGACGAGGCCGCCGAGGCGGGCTGGGGCCTGCTGGAGCTGCCCGCGCGGCACACGCCGCGCACCGACCCGGAGGCGGTCGGCGCGGTGGCCCTGGTGGTGCGCCGGGCCCTGGACCGCGGTGCGGTGACCTCCGACGAGCAGACCTCGGGCCCGGTGGCACTGACGGCCGACCGGATCGCGGTCGGCACGGCCCACCGCGACCAGGCGGCCGCGGTCCGGGCGGCGCTGGCCTCGCTCGGGGTCTCCGGCGTCACGGTGGACACGGCGAACCGGCTGCAGGGCCGCGAGTACGACCTCACGGTGGTGCTGCACCCGCTGTCGGGGCGCCCGGACGCGACGGCCTTCCACCTGGAGACGGGCCGGCTGTGCGTGCTGGCCTCGCGGCACCGGCACGCCTGCGTGGTGGTGGCCCGGGCGGGCATAGCGGAGCTGCTGGACGACCATCCGTCGACGGAGCCGGTGCAGCTGGGCGTGACGGTGAAGTTCCCGGACGGCTGGGAGGCGAACCACTCGGTCCTGGCGCACCTGGCGGAGCACCGGGTGTCCTGGCGGCCGTAG
- a CDS encoding MarR family winged helix-turn-helix transcriptional regulator, translated as MTPASEPRWLTEAEQDAWYAWRRMFPLVNAEIARDLGQDSGLSEADYDVLSVLGSTDGHRMRISALAELMQWSRSRLSHQLTRMEQRGIVRREDVASDGRGAEVVLTGAGVAAITDAAPLHVESVRRHLIDVLSPQQLQTLAEVGEVFRHRFSAHRKGRD; from the coding sequence ATGACCCCCGCATCCGAGCCCCGCTGGCTCACCGAGGCCGAGCAGGACGCCTGGTACGCGTGGCGGCGGATGTTCCCGCTGGTCAACGCCGAGATCGCACGCGACCTGGGCCAGGACAGCGGGCTCTCGGAAGCCGACTACGACGTGCTGTCCGTACTCGGCTCCACGGACGGCCACCGCATGCGGATCAGCGCACTGGCCGAGCTGATGCAGTGGTCCCGCAGCCGGCTGTCCCACCAGCTCACGCGCATGGAACAGCGCGGCATCGTCCGCCGCGAGGACGTCGCGAGCGACGGCCGGGGCGCCGAGGTGGTCCTCACCGGGGCCGGGGTGGCCGCGATCACGGACGCCGCCCCGCTCCACGTCGAATCGGTGCGCCGCCACCTCATAGACGTCCTGAGCCCGCAGCAGCTCCAGACCCTGGCCGAGGTGGGAGAGGTGTTCCGGCACCGGTTCTCCGCCCACCGCAAGGGCAGGGACTGA